A genomic window from Chrysoperla carnea chromosome 3, inChrCarn1.1, whole genome shotgun sequence includes:
- the LOC123295925 gene encoding uncharacterized protein LOC123295925, which produces MGHSTLQTQTLTTAQQTTTNTTYSPTNANTLMPNTETSHQHPHNTQLHTQNITQEIYPTQHSTSTTTLTRATSAHSPNQTQNNTQETNSSQHNIITYTTTALIHAPPPLYRNEAHNTPPIARLTGLTQDQISGPSDVSNKTQNTSQEAQHSITLLTTTPIHVPPPINQNLTQNTSPIVRLTRLTHGQIAHYSKPTENVPIAHRTRKRAQHNTTPHTPPKRRGR; this is translated from the coding sequence ATGGGACACAGCACTCTCCAAACACAAACATTAACCACTGctcaacaaacaacaacaaacacaACATACTCTCCGACCAATGCAAACACACTCATGCCAAACACGGAAACTTCACACCAGCACCCACACAACACACAGTTACACACACAAAACATAACGCAAGAAATATACCCGACACAACACAGCACATCTACAACAACACTCACACGCGCAACATCAGCACATTCTCCAAACcaaacacaaaacaatacaCAAGAAACAAACTCATCACAACACAACATCATTACTTACACTACAACAGCACTCATACACGCACCACCCCCACTTTATCGAAACGAAGCACATAACACACCACCCATTGCTCGGTTAACAGGCCTCACACAAGATCAAATATCAGGACCATCAGATGTctcaaacaaaacacaaaacactTCACAAGAGGCACAACATAGTATAACTTTATTAACCACAACACCCATACACGTACCACCACCAATAAATCAAAACCTCACACAAAACACTTCACCCATTGTAAGACTCACAAGACTCACACATGGCCAAATTGCACACTATTCAAAACCGACGGAGAACGTCCCAATCGCTCATCGAACGCGAAAGCGAGCACAACACAATACAACACCACACACACCACCCAAAAGGCGAGGTCGCTGA
- the LOC123295926 gene encoding uncharacterized protein LOC123295926, whose product MSLQNHIDLFQNSEMIYPEYFNMEFYQLMEACRWSIPTKLIDTLRYSYLEVDDCFHIAAFIVRNCLDAILFVNYAKKFNYFKRDFNQFEILLNECCDDLIHGSNLRKNWGTYDIRRKQWIGDSARHDERMFLWYQQIDPEILCRMLYQQMDGGNIPKWFEPWICVTNCNEIDRCDCGRNSDDHDCI is encoded by the exons ATGTCGctacaaaatcatattgatcTGTTTCAAAATTCGGAGATGATTTAcccagaatattttaat atggaaTTTTATCAACTTATGGAGGCATGTCGTTGGAGTATACCTACAAAGTTAATCGACACATTACGGTATTCTTATTTAGAAGTTGATGATTGCTTTCATATTGCTGCATTTATAGTAAGAAATTGTTTGGATGCaatcttatttgtaaattatgcgaaaaagttcaactactttaaaagagatttcaatcagtttgaaatattactaaatgaatGTTGTGATGATCTTATCCATGGAAGTAACTTGAGAAAAAATTGGGGTACATACGATATCCGTCGAAAACAATGGATTGGTGATAGTGCTAGACATGATGAGAGAATGTTTTTATGGTATCAACAAATAGATCCTGAAATTCTCTGTAGAATGCTATACCAACAAATGGATGGTGGAAATATACCGAAATGGTTCGAGCCATGGATATGTGTtacaaattgtaatgaaatagACAGATGTGATTGTGGAAGAAATAGTGATGATCATGattgtatatag